From Fusobacterium varium:
GATTCACACGAATTCCTATTTTTATAGTTTCCTTATGTCTAGCTGCTATTGCATTGATATGTTTAATCTCTGATATACTGTCAGCAATAATTGTACATTTCCCATAGCATATTTCAATGTCTTCCTTTGTTTTTCCTGGAACAGAGTAAAATATCTTCTCAGGTACTATTCCATTTTCCAGAGAAAGAAGTACTTCTCCTGCAGAAGCAGCATCTGCTCCAAACCCTTCTTTTGAAATATTTTGAACTATGGGTGAAAATGGATTAGTTTTAATAGAATATAAAAATTCAAAATTGGGAAGTTCAGTTTTTAGTTTCTGGCATTGGCTTATAATCTGCTCTCCATTATAAATGTAACATGGAACATGATCCTTTAAAAAAGTTAATAAATTCATTTCCCCTCCATATACTCATAGATAAAAGTTTTCCTTCTTCATTCAGACTGGCAAATCATTCTGCTCTAATGGATCCTTCAAATCCTGACAGCATTGGTTTCAGCATTCCTGCCAAATCCAAATATTTCTGCATACCTTCTTTAATAGATTTTATTTCAAATAAAACAATCACATCTGTTATTATTATATTCCTCTACTTTAAAATATTATACCCAAATAATATCAGCTTCTGTTTTTTGTTTAGAATATTGAAATAATCATAATTATATTATAATTTAATATCCTTGTTTATTCTGAATAATCCCATTGATATTTCTTTAAATCTACATGAGTCTTATTTTTTAAAACAATTCCTTCCTTCTGTAATAAGAAACCCTGTAAACCCCATCCAGGAACAAGCCGCCCAGCATGATTAACTACTCTGTGACAAGGATATTCTCCATAATATTCTGCCATACTGAGAACTTTCCCTACAAGTCTTGCATTTTTATCCTTACCGATTAATCTTGCTATTTGTCCATAAGTAGCAACACGACCCTCTGGAATTTCATCTACCACAGAAAGTATTTCATAAATTAAATCTTCCTGCATAATACAATTCACCCCTCTATAATATCAATACACCCTAGACTATGATTCGGAAAAAGAATCATTTACCAAACTTACCTAAAATATTATCAATTTTTTTCATAATAATTTCTTTTTTATATTATTATATCATAACCTTCATTTAAAATCTTGTCATATTCGGACATAATATTTAAGTATTCATATGCTGTCTGCATACTATAAAAAAATAATTATAAATATTTAATTATTTTTTCTATATTCAGATGGAGAACATCCAACTACTTTTTTAAATACAGATGCAAACTTACTTGGATTGTCATATCCCATTTTTCCTGATATTTCAGCTATTGTTTTATCTGTTTCCCTAAGCATAGAGGCAGCTTTATATATACGATATTCCCTTCTCCATACAGAAATAGATTTTCCATAAATACCCTTAAAACATTTTTTCAAAGTAGTTATTCCTATATCATGTTCTTGAGCCAGTTCCTGAAGTGTTATATTCTTTTCTAAATCTTCTGTTAAATGCTCCTTTATATGCTTTACTTTTTCCACTTGATTTTTAGGAAAATATGGAGATAATAAATTATTTTTTTCAATTGGAACTATAGTAAAAAAAAGTAAAAGTTCCAATACTTTTATTTTGAAATATCCCTTTTGTATTCTTTCATCTACATTATATAATTCATGAAATATATGCTCTATTTCATCTGTTGCCCTTATTATAAAATAATCTTTATCCAAAAATACTCTTTCTTTTATTTTATTTAAATCTATATTTATTCCTTCCATGATTCCTTTAAGAAATTTTTCTGCTGTTTCAATATCTATCAACACTTCTATTCCTTCATAATACCCTAAAGGAAAGCCAGAAGTTGTCCTTTGAATTTTGCAGCTGTTCACTTCCAGATCTCCTTCTCCAAGATATAAATATGAATCATTGTGTATTTTGCATTCAAATCTCCCTTTTTTGCAATGATTTATTTCAATAATATCTCTGGAAATATTTTCAGGTTCAAAACAATAAAAAGTATTAAAATTATTATATATAATATCTATTCCAGGAAACACATGATGGCATATAATTTCTCCATATCCATCTAAGCATTTTACTTTATATATAACTTTATCTTCAGTTTTTTTGATTATTTTCAAATTTTCTTTATATAAATTATTTTTTTCTATTATAGACTCCATTCTTTTCCCCTCTCTATAAATTATTGTTTTATATTTATACTTATATCATATTAATTTTGCTTTTCAAAATATTTTTGTTTTAAATTTTTTTATATTGACATAAAATTAATTTAGTATTATCATTTATATAGATATCAATAAAAGGAGTTAATTATGGTAAAAAAGAGATTATTATTTATTTCAGGATTTATTTCTCTAGCTTTAGGGATAGTAGGTATTATCCTTCCATTACTTCCTACTACTCCATTTTTATTACTCAGTGCTTACTGTTTCAGTCAATCTTCTGAAAAGTTTCACAATTATATTTTGAACAACAAAGTTTTTGGACAATATATCAGAGATTATAATGAAAAGAAGGGAATAACATTAAAAAATAAAATAACTGCTATTTCTCTTTTAATTTTAAGTATAGGATTCTCAATGTATAAACTGAATTATCTCCATATAAGAATAATGCTCGCAGTAGTATTTACAGGAGTAAGTTTTCACATTCTGAAACTTAAAACATTAAGATAAAAATGGATAACCCATTAAGCAGAAATATAGCTTCAGAACTTTTTCAGTATAAATATTTATTATTAATTTTGTTCTTAAAATTAAAAACAGTAAGCTTATTATATTTAAGCTCACTGTTTTTTTATGTTTTACTCACTTCGTTAATTATACAAATTTTCTAATTTCTAAAATTTACCTTAACTGTTGTAATCCTATTCTATTTATTTTTCTACCTTTAAAAGCTCATCATAAAATTCTAATACTAATTCAAAAATTCTTGGTGATCCTCTTAATATTTTATTAGAATCCACAATGAAAATATTATCTTTCTGTCCTGCCTTTATCTCTTTTATAGCAGGATTACTATTTTTAATATCATCAACTGATTTTATACTCATAGCACCTGCTAAAAAATCTGGATTTTCTTTTAAAAGAAATTCTTGTGATATTATTGGTCTTTCTCCAGTAAGGTTGTTAGTTATATTTTCTACTCCAAGAAGTTCAAGAACTTCTCCTGGCAAAGTTTTACCATTGAATCCCATCATTGGTGACACTGAATACAGAACAGTTCCTTTTAAACCTAAAGGCTTATTTTTTATTTTTTCTTTTAAATCATCTAATTTACTTACACTGTCATTATAGAGTTTTTTACTTTCTTCTTTTTTTCCAAGTATTTCCCCATAAGCATTTATATTATCCAATATCTCCTGTATGTTTCCAGCTTCATTTATAAGATATGGTATTTTCAAACTTTTTAAAGTTTCTCCTGTCTTAGTTGACATCCCATTCAATATTACCAAATCTGGAGTATAAGATAATATCTTTTCAAGACTTGGTTTTGATATATTTCCCACACTTTCTAAATCTTTTGTTTTTTCTTCAGGATATATTTTACTCATTGCAGTTTTTCCTATCGCAGCTATTTTCTCTTCTCCATTTAATAGATATATAGTTTCTACCACTGCTGGATCCAACACAATCAATTTATTATATTCTTTAATCTCTATACTATTTCCATAGTTGTCTTTTATGAGATTGTTTTCTATTTTCAATGCAAGCATTTCTCTGCTTGATATCAGCATTAATGCTGCTACCATTAGTTTTTTTATCATTTATTCCCTCCTTTTGATCTGGGAATTATGTAAGGAATATCATTTTCTGTATAGAAAATACTGCATTCCAATTCATATATTTCCTTTAAATTAGCAGCTGTAAATGTTTCCTTGGGGCTTCCTTTACAGTACACTTTTCCATTTTTCATCATAACTATTTCATCGCAAAACATAGCTGCAAGATTGAGATCATGCAGAACTGCAACTGCTGTTATTCCTTTTTCAGTTATTGTTTCCTTTACTTTTTCCATAAGATCTATTGCGTGATTTAAATCAAGAGCAGAAGTAGGCTCATCTAAAAGTATTATTTCTGTTTCCTGTGCCAGTGCCCTTGCCAAAAGCACTCTTTGAAATTCTCCTCCTGAAAGGGTTACTGCTTTTCTTTTTATAAAACTTTCAAGTTCCAGCTGACGTATGTATCTATATGCTGTTTCCTTATCTTTTTGAGTATATCCATCCCAGCTGTTCTGTAAATGTGGAAGTCTTCCCATCAAAACAAAATCCTCTACATCCATAGCAGACATAAGCTGTGATTTTTGCGGAACTAATGAAATACATTTTGCTTTTTCTTTTTGTGTATAATCTTTGCTGTCTTTATTTAATATTTTTATATTTCCTGAGTCATTTTTTAGGTATCCAAGAATATTTTTCAATAGTGTAGACTTTCCACAACCATTAGGTCCAAGTATTCCAGTCAGTTTTTTTGATTTAATATCTAAATCTATTTCTTTTAATATCTGCCTGCTTCCATAAGAGAAATCTAATTTTTCTACTTTTATTATATCCATTAAAAATCTCTCCTTTTATTTCTTAAAGCTAAATATAAAAAGAATGGTGCACCGAAAAATGCTGTTATTACTCCAATTGGTACTTCAACTGGTGCTAATACTATCCTTCCAAATGTATCGCATATAAGGAGAAAAAATCCTCCAGCCAATATAGTACTTGGAAGCATTTTAGTATTAGAAGGACCCACAACCATTCTTATAGTATGTGGTATTATAAGGCCTACAAATCCTATCATTCCTGAGAAAGCCACCGAAAAAGCTACTATCAGTGCAGATACTGTTAAAATCTTAATTTTCAAACGATTTACATCTACTCCTAATGAATGTGCTTCCTCATCTCCTGATAATAAAGCGTCTAATTGATTCCTTTTTGAATAAAAATAACTAACTGAAAATATCAATGGTATTAATATAAAAATAACTCTTTTCCAAGTTGCATTTCCTAAATATCCCATCATCCACATTGTTATCTTAAAAGAATCTTCTCCTATCATATACATAGCAAAAGAAGTAAAAGCTCCCAGAAATGAAGAAACTGCTATTCCTACTATAAGTAGAGTGGCTACATTTACTTTATTCCCTTTTTTAGCCATTTTAAAAATCATCAAAGTACTAAACAAACACGTAATAAAAGCAATAATTCCATACATAAAATCTGGCATGCCAAATACAAAAGCTATAACTGCTCCAAAAGTTGCACTTGCTGCTATTCCTATAATATATGGGTCTGCCAATGGATTTTGAAATACTGTCTGTACAACTGCTCCACTTGATGAAAGCATCATTCCTATAAGAACTGCCATAGCTATTCTAGGAAGTCTTAGATTAAATATTATTATTCTCATATATTCAGGAGCTTTTTCTGGATTAAATATATATTCCAGAGGAATAGGAACACTCCCTAAGGGTATAGAGAGTATTCCTACTATAAAAATTCCTATTGTTAATGCTATAGGTAAAACTTTTTCCATTTTTATTTCCTCATTTTTATTTTTTATTTTATAAACTATATCTGAATCCTACATAATAATTTCTTTCAGCTGCAGGATCATAAGTAAACACTCCTGTTGATTCTGTATAATCTACATCTTCATAATATTTTTTATCAAATACATTATTTATTCCAGCATGTAAACTTAAACCAAAATCAAAGTTATAGTTTGCTCTGATATTTGTCACTACATGAGAATTCTTTTTTCCACCTAGATTTTTATTATTTAAGTAAACATCATCTATATATACAACTTCTCCACCTACATTAAATCTATTAGTAAAAGCATAATTTGCCCCTATATTAAATTTATTTCTAGGTACATTAGCTACTCTGTTTCCAGATACATCTACACCTTTTACTTCTCCATCTTTAATTTTTGCATTAATATATGCATAAGATTGTGATAAAGTAAGTTTATCTATATATTGTTCTGCTTTAAGCTCAAATCCTACTCTCTCTGTTTTTCCTAGATTGTAGTTATCAATAGTCATACTGGCACTTCCCATTGTTCCATTAGTTTCACTTGTTATTTCATCTTTAGTGATTGTATAGAACACTGACGCATTTAAACTTGTAAATCCTATATAATCTGATACTCCAATTTCAAAGTTATCATATTTTTCTGATTTAAGATTATTCAAATAATATCCAGCTGCATTTTTATTTGTCAACAACGCTGGTGGAGGTGATGTGAATCCTCTCTCATATCTGATATATGTTTTTCCTGTATCTGAATATAGATAATTAGCTGATACCTCATATGCGAAATTATCTTCATCTGTAGTTGTATCTATTCCAGGTCCAGTTGAACTTGTTCTTTTTACTTTATAATCTGCTCTTTCATATCTCACACCTTGAGCAAACTCAAAATTTCCCCATACATAGTTATTCATTACAAATCCACTTATTGTTTCTTTATTTAAATCATTTACTGTAAGAATATTATTCATCATTGGAGGCATATTCATTAAACTTTTTCTTTTAGCGTCATTATCAATATATTCTAAACCAAAAATTACTGAACTTCCTTCTCCATAGGCATATCTTAATTTAGATTTTATACCTTTCTTTTTATCTCTGAATAAAGCATCTTGTGTCATCCAAAGTTTTATTGGTCCCATTGCCCCTTGATAACTTCTGCTGTCTATTTTCATTTCAGTTTCCTGTGAAAATAATACTAAATTTAAATCAAGGTTTTCAGTTAATTTATTATTATAAGTTAAAACATATTCATCCTTATCTGTTTTTGTTTTACTATGTTCGCCATCTACTAGTCCTGACTGTTTTCTGTCATCTTCCACCTGAGCTCTTGTAAGCATCTCTGGATATGTTTCATCTGCCTTATATTTTGAATATTTAAACCCTATATTTTGTGTATCAGATATTCTGTATCTTATATCTCCCTGAAAATAATCAGAATCTGATTTATCATAGTCTCTGTACCCTTCTCTGTCATTTTTTGTATATGTAAGATTTACATCAAAATTTCCAAAACTTTCTCCTACAGTTACATTAGTTTTATTGCTTCCATATTCCCCATGGTCAAATCCTACTGCTGCTGTTCTTCCAACTCCTCTTTTTGTGATAATATTTACAACTCCTCCAGAAGTTCCACTTCCATAAAGAACTGAACCTCCACCAGGAAGAACTTCTATCCTTTCAATATTATCTACAGCTATTGTATTAATAGGAGTGGCTGTCATTGACGTATCCAGAGAGTTCATCTGTACCCCGTCTACAAGTATCTGTACATTCTGTTTAGCCTTATCTCCTTGTCCTCTCAAGTCAATTATTGAATCTTTCCCCTGTTTTACAATATTGATGCTTGGAATATCATTCAATATCTGATCAACTGTCTGATAATTCCTCTCCTTGATTTCTTTAGATGTCACTACACTTGGATTGCTTGCTGTTTTTCTCATTTCTGTTTCAAATCCTGTTGTAGAATAAATAACACTCTTTCCTAAATCAACACTTTGTTCTCCATATGCTGTTACTGCCAATACCGCCCAAAGCAGTGCTGTTTTTTTACTCATTTTTTTATCTCCTTTCAGATGTTTTATATATTTTTAACTATTAAAAAGTTTTTCCAGAACATAAATGATTACATCACTAGAAAGATTATTTCCCCAGAATACTCCATCTGTTGTCAGAACATAACTTTCTTCATTTTCTTTTAACAAACCTTTTTCTTCATATTCTTTCATTCTTTCTCTAAAGAACTTTAATTCATCTTCTTTTAAAATATCTTTTAATGCTTCTTTTGGTATTATTGGAAACTGCATTATTCCAGATAATTTTGAAAATCTCTCATGATACTCTGTCTGCTGTGAATAAAAAGACATCTCTTTATTCATTCTGTAAACTCCAATTCCGTGAACTGATCCTCCAGCTCCCACTCCAATAGGAAAAGTATCTCCACCTGTATTTCTCACTTTAATATATTTATAATTATCTCCACCATTTCTTGCTATTTTTGTAAGTTCAAGAATGTGATATTTATCTTCTTTTAACATTTCATCTACAAAATGCTGATATAAGAAATAATCTTTTTTCATATCTTCTTCCATCTTCACTCTTTCAGCTTCTATATCCTTGGATAATTTTGAACCTTCATGTACCATGAGAGAATAGAAACTTGCACTGCTTATTTCTAATTCCTTTACTATTTTTGCATCTTCCAGTACTTCATTTATTGTCTGACCAGGAAAATTATATATAATATCTACACAAACATCTCCCTTGAAAAATCCTTTTAATTTTTTTAATTTTTCTATTGTTTCTTCTTTTCCATAAGTTCTGTTATAAAATCTTCTTCCTGTTTCAGAAAAAGTCTGTATTCCAACACTTAATCTATTTACTCCATATTTCATCATAATTTCCAATTTTTCTTCTGTCAGATTATGCAGAGTTGTTTCAAAAGTAAATTCATAATCTTTTGCTAAAACAACATTTCTCTTTATACTTTCAAGTATTACTTCAAGCTGTTGTGGTTTATAAACAGTTGGTGTCCCTCCGCCAAAAAAGATTACATCAAAAATCCCCTTTTTAAAATATTCTGTTTTTCCATATTTATCAAATTCATCAGCTAGATATTGAGCATATGAATCCAAGCTTCCATCTATTTGTTTTCTGTTAAGATTACAGAAAGAGCATATTTTATCACAGTATGGTGTATGTACATAAATTGCCTTTTTTCTTTCATCTGGAGTTTCTCTCAACATAGCTTCAAAAATTTCTTTATCTGCCTTCTTTCCAGAAATATATTTGTTAATCAAACTATTGCTATCATGATGAGATTTCAATCTTTTATCAAATAGCATTAAATTATTTGTCATTTTTTCCTCCTAAATTTCGCACTTTAAAACTACAGTTTACTATTAAAACAATACTTCATTTCAATAAAAAAACTTTTTATGCCTGAGGTTATATTAATATTTATTTTTTTTATTGTCAAGTAAAAAAATTAATTAATACAAAATTATAGTTTTTGAAATTATTTGACTTTAAAAGTATTTTTTGATATAACTTATTATAATGATAAAATTTTAGGAGGTTTCTTTAATGAAAACACTTGTTACTTATTCTACAAAAACTGGCAATACTAAAAAAGTTGCAGAATCTATTGCTAAGGCTATAAAAAATTCTGAAATAATGGATATTTCAGAGGTAAAAAATCTGGATTATGATTTAATCATTATAGGGACATGGATAGATAAAGGAACTGCAGATGCAAAAGCTTTAAACTTTATAAAAACTCTTGCAAATAAAAATACAGCATTTTTCTTTACATTAGGAGCATATCCAGATTCAAAACATGCTTTAGATTGTGTTGAAAATATAACTAAACTTTTTACTGACAATGAAAACAAAGTTCTGGGGCATTTCCTATGTCAAGGCGCTGTAGATCCTAAACTTATAGAAATGATGAAAACTAAATTAGGACCTGATCATCCTCATGGCCCTAATCCTGAAAGAATCAAGAGATGGGCAGATGCAAGCCTTCATCCTGATGAAACAGATTTGAATAATGCATATGTATATTTTAAAGAACTTGTTGAAAAACTTTAATTAAATTTTTAGGAGGAACATACTGAAATGATGTACTATTTTAAAGTAGGAGGTCCACTGATGTGGATACTTTTCATACTATCTCTTATCTCTACAACTGTTATAATTGAAAGATTATTCTTTTTCTTTAAGAAAGAAAAAACAATGAACAGAAACTTTAGAAAAGAAGTAATAATGGCCGTTTCTAATAGAGATATGTGTAGAATAATTGAAATTTGTGATAAAGAAAGAAATTCTGTTGGGTGTACAGTTAAAAAATTCCTTTGCAGATGTAATATATGTGATACTAACCTAAAAGACTTTCACCAATTTGATCAGATAATAAAAGAAATTGAGATGGATGAAATCAGTCCGCTGGAAAAAAGACTTCATATTTTAGGAATAATAGCTCATGTAGCTCCTATGCTTGGACTTTTGGGAACTGTTACTGGAATGATAGATGCTTTTAAAGATCTTTCAAAATTTGGTGCAGGAGATCCTACTATTGTAGCTGATAGTATTTCAAAAGCTTTGATAACTACAGCAGCTGGTCTTTCTATTGCTATACCTGCACTAGTGGTATATAATCTGTTAAATAAAAGAATTGAAGAAATTGAAGAGGAAATAGATAAGATAACAACTAATGTTATTAATATTGTGAGGGGATAAAAATGGCTAGATACAAGAAAAAAAGAACTCTCCTTACCCCTGATCTGACGCCGCTTATAGATGTGGTGTTTTTGCTTTTAATATTCTTCATAGTTTCTACAACATTTAACAAATATGGTAATATTGATATTGATCTTCCAACTTCTACACTGGCAAGTGAGGAAAACAATGAGAAAAATTTGGAAATCATTATTGATAAAGATAATAGGTATTTCATTACTTTTGGAGATAAAAAAAATGTAGAAGTAACTTTTGATGAGATAGACGGTTATCTCAGTGGAGCAAAAAGTGTTTCTGTTACTGGGGATAAAGATTTGAAATATCAAAATATTATTGATATCATAACTAAAGTCAAAAAACATAGCATAGAAAATTTAGGAATAAATTTTTATGAGTAAAGGATAAGAGGTTTAATATGAAGAGATACTTTATTATAGCACTTCTATTACATGGAATACTCTTTCTGCAATTGAGTCTTCCTACTGTTACAAAAGATTTAGATAACAAAGAGAATTTATTGAAGCAAAGTGTTCCAGTTACTTTTACTCAAGTGAGTAATGCTGCCCCTGTAGCTGCTGCAGCTCCTCAGCCTGTTGCAGAAACACCTAAGCCCAAAAAAATCCCTAAAAAAGAAATTCCAAAGTCTGAGGTACCTAAACCTGTTCCAAAGAAAACAATACCTAAAAAAACTGAACCTAAAAAAGAAACAACTAAAGAACCTGAAACAGAAATAAAAGAAACTCCAAAAGTTGCGGAAACTACAGCTAGTGGTAACTCTGGCCACAGTTCTAGTGGTGCTTCTATGCCTGGTATAGACAGTTTGTTTACAGCTAATGCTGATGGAACTTATAATGCAGTATCTAATCATGGGATAAAATATAAAATAGTTAAAGAAATAACTCCTGCATATCCTAAGCAAGCTGAAAATATCAGATACAGGAAAAAAGTAATGGTAAAAGCAAAATTTTTAGTAGATCAATCAGGTAATGTAAAAAATATTTCTATTATCAATTCACATAGTAAGCTAGGATTTGACCAGGCTGTGATAGACGCTCTAGGAAAATGGAAGTTTTCACCAATTGTATATAATGGAAAAGTTATAAGCGTTTATTTCCAAAAAGAATTTATTTTTGAACCAAAATCATAGAACTATGTAAAAAAATTAAGTTTTAGAATTTCAAGATTTATATTCAAGAAGTTCTAAAACTTTTTTATTTAATAGATATATCTATATCTTAATTCTAATACTTATTTTTTCTATTGATATATCTCAAATAACTATATTCTTTGAAATTACAACGCTGTATCTTTTCAAAATCTAATTATCTCTTAATATATAAAAAAAAATGGTGCAGTTCCCTACACCATTTTTTAATTTATCTTTTTAATTTTATACCAATTTCTTTAATTCTGTTGCAACGAACTCAACTTCTGGTCCAACTATTACTTGAACAGCTGTTTTACTTGGTTTCAATACACCAGGAACCAGTTTTTTAATTTCTCCTTCTTTTACTACAGAGCTATCTGCTACATCAAGTCTTAATCTAGTAGTACAGTAATCAATATTGATTATATTAGCTTTTCCACCTAAAAGTGGTAATAGTGCTGTCGCTAATTCAGTATTTGAAGTAACTTTTGATGTTGCTGTTTCTTCTGCTGTATCGTCATCTTCTCTCCCAGGAGTTTTAAGGTTGAATTTTTCAATAGCAAATTTAAATACTACATAGTAGATTACAAAGAATACAAGTCCTTGTATTATAAGCATATACCAACCTTGAGCAAGTGGATTTCTTGTTGAAAGAACCAAGTCAATAAATCCAGCTGAGAATCCAAATCCAGCCATCCAATGCATAGAAGCTGCAATGAATACTGATATTCCAGTTAATACTGCGTGAACTAAGTATAATGCAGGAGCAACGAACATGAATGCAAATTCAATTGGTTCTGTAACTCCAGTAAAGAAACTTGCAAATCCAGCAGCTAACATGATAGAAGATATTTTAGCTCTGTTTTGAGGTTTTGCAGTTCTGACAAATGCAAGACAAGCTCCCAGTAATCCAAACATCATGATTGGGAAAAATCCAGCTTGATACATTCCAGTTTTTCCTATTACAGCAGTTCCTTCAGCTATTGATTTTGCTCCACCTAAGAAGTTTGGAATATCATTTATTCCAGCAACGTCAAACCAGAATACTGAGTTTAATGCATGGTGTAATCCAACAGGTATTAATAATCTGTTGAAGAATCCATATATTCCAGCTCCAACTGGTCCTAA
This genomic window contains:
- a CDS encoding biopolymer transporter ExbD, encoding MARYKKKRTLLTPDLTPLIDVVFLLLIFFIVSTTFNKYGNIDIDLPTSTLASEENNEKNLEIIIDKDNRYFITFGDKKNVEVTFDEIDGYLSGAKSVSVTGDKDLKYQNIIDIITKVKKHSIENLGINFYE
- a CDS encoding energy transducer TonB, whose translation is MKRYFIIALLLHGILFLQLSLPTVTKDLDNKENLLKQSVPVTFTQVSNAAPVAAAAPQPVAETPKPKKIPKKEIPKSEVPKPVPKKTIPKKTEPKKETTKEPETEIKETPKVAETTASGNSGHSSSGASMPGIDSLFTANADGTYNAVSNHGIKYKIVKEITPAYPKQAENIRYRKKVMVKAKFLVDQSGNVKNISIINSHSKLGFDQAVIDALGKWKFSPIVYNGKVISVYFQKEFIFEPKS
- a CDS encoding PTS sugar transporter subunit IIB codes for the protein MFSYLQKIGKALMVPVAVLPAAAILLGLGYWIDPVGWGGESVLAAFFIKSGGAIIDNMPILFAIGVAFGMSKDKNGSAALAGLVSFLVVTTLLSPGAVGMIKGIPANEVPAGFAKINNQFTGILCGVISSALYNKFSEVELPKFLSFFSGKRLVPIISSFVMMLVSFILMYIWPAVYSGLVSFGEGISKLGPVGAGIYGFFNRLLIPVGLHHALNSVFWFDVAGINDIPNFLGGAKSIAEGTAVIGKTGMYQAGFFPIMMFGLLGACLAFVRTAKPQNRAKISSIMLAAGFASFFTGVTEPIEFAFMFVAPALYLVHAVLTGISVFIAASMHWMAGFGFSAGFIDLVLSTRNPLAQGWYMLIIQGLVFFVIYYVVFKFAIEKFNLKTPGREDDDTAEETATSKVTSNTELATALLPLLGGKANIINIDYCTTRLRLDVADSSVVKEGEIKKLVPGVLKPSKTAVQVIVGPEVEFVATELKKLV